Proteins encoded by one window of Nicotiana tabacum cultivar K326 chromosome 10, ASM71507v2, whole genome shotgun sequence:
- the LOC107799723 gene encoding protein BIG GRAIN 1-like A, with amino-acid sequence MSSWEKPIIRKERLQQRRKTPSFSSSLLEAIYQSIDEEKRGEENHVPNKRNNDVEAEQEITSLRRAILIEKWMESYKYTQSSRHFSSDSSSSTDSSMFSSSETESATRSTSKSSLFHTLPKPTRQVREILVRSENVVTLSAETAPKCEGGRFMRTKTRALKIYGDLKKVKQPISPGGKIANFLNSIFNSRNMKKNHHHNHQQGMEDWSSVRKSRSVNDLSSTVTCSLASRSSCLNKSTPSSTRGKSKRSVRFCPVSVIVDEDYQPCSHKSSSNNNNNRPSAIAQVESGEGSMYTDLTPTFKKAERLFPEDPRLTICGHKSIFKNEEPRIWHVPKVGSFRNFEGKHINKNQYRGFYESENEEEEEEEDDSRSCASSDLFELENIGMISHVHATRNELPVYGTTSLKMNQAIARGLVM; translated from the coding sequence ATGTCTTCGTGGGAAAAGCCAATAATAAGAAAGGAAAGGCTTCAGCAAAGGCGAAAGACGCCATCCTTTTCTTCCTCTCTGTTGGAAGCCATTTACCAATCCATTGATGAAGAAAAACGTGGAGAAGAGAACCATGTTCCGAATAAAAGGAACAATGATGTGGAAGCTGAACAAGAAATTACTAGTCTTCGACGAGCAATCTTGATTGAGAAATGGATGGAAAGTTACAAGTATACTCAAAGCTCAAGACACTTTAGTTCAGATTCAAGTTCATCAACAGACTCAAGCATGTTTTCATCCTCAGAAACTGAGTCAGCTACAAGATCTACCTctaaatcatcactttttcacaCATTGCCAAAACCAACAAGACAAGTTCGTGAAATACTTGTTCGATCAGAAAATGTTGTTACATTGTCTGCAGAAACAGCTCCAAAATGTGAAGGAGGAAGGTTTATGAGAACAAAAACAAGAGCCTTGAAAATTTATGGTGACTTGAAAAAGGTAAAACAACCTATTTCACCAGGTGGGAAAATAGCAAACTTCTTGAATTCAATATTCAATTCAAGAAATATGAAGAAAAACCACCACCACAACCACCAACAAGGTATGGAAGATTGGAGTTCAGTGAGGAAATCAAGATCAGTGAATGACTTAAGTAGTACTGTGACATGTTCATTGGCTTCAAGATCTTCTTGCTTAAACAAAAGTACCCCTTCTTCGACTAGAGGTAAATCGAAAAGATCAGTCAGATTTTGCCCTGTTAGTGTAATTGTTGACGAAGATTATCAACCATGTAGTCACAagagcagcagcaacaacaacaacaacagaccAAGTGCAATTgcacaagtggagtctggggagggtagtatgtacacagaccttacgCCTACTTTCAAGAaagcagagagactgtttccggaAGACCCTCGGCTTACGATATGTGGTCACAAGAGCATATTCAAGAATGAAGAACCAAGAATTTGGCATGTTCCTAAAGTAGGGAGCTTCAGAAACTTCGAGGGAAAACATATAAACAAGAATCAATACAGAGGATTTTACGAGAGTGAAaacgaagaggaagaagaagaagaagatgatagtAGAAGTTGTGCAAGTTCAGATTTGTTTGAACTTGAGAATATTGGCATGATTAGTCATGTTCATGCAACTAGAAATGAGTTACCTGTTTATGGAACTACTAGTTTGAAAATGAATCAAGCAATTGCTAGGGGTTTAGTTATGTGA
- the LOC107799733 gene encoding omega-amidase, chloroplastic isoform X2: protein MKATGISTCYRNVLPFTNSSLSFKFRSDSAFSLIHHSNFVNKRNFSKFSRSIVSATMEASFKAEEARVPAALPLPTPPVTKFKIALCQLSVTTDKERNIAHAKQAIEDAAGKGAQLILLPEIWNSPYSNDSFPVYAEDIDAGGDASPSTRMLSEVSRSLKITIIGGSIPERTGDKLYNTCCVFGTDGKLMAKHRKIHLFDIDIPGKMTFKESKTLTAGVRPTIVDTEVGRIGIGICYDIRFQELAAIYAARGAHLLCYPGAFNTTTGPLHWELLQRARAADCQLYVATCSPARDSGSSYVAWGHSTLVGPFGEVLVTTEHEETTLIAEIDYSVIEQRRTYLPFQKQRRGDLYQLVDVDRLNSTGAN from the exons ATGAAAGCCACTGGAATCTCGACTTGCTACCGTAACGTTCTTCCATTTACCAATTCCTCTCTATCTTTCAAATTTCGCTCAGATTCTGCATTTTCGTTAATTCATCACAGCAATTTCGTCAATAAGAGAAACTTCTCGAAGTTTTCGCGTTCCATTGTTTCAGCAACAATGGAAGCTTCGTTCAAGGCTGAGGAAGCTAGGGTTCCTGCAGCACTTCCCTTGCCTACTCCTCCTGTCACCAAG TTCAAGATTGCTCTTTGCCAATTATCTGTAACTACCGACAAGGAGAGAAACATTGCTCATGCTAAGCAGGCAATAGAAGATGCTGCAGGCAAGGGTGCTCAGCTTATTCTTCTCCCT GAAATATGGAATAGTCCATATTCCAATGACAGTTTTCCAGTATATGCGGAGGACATTGATGCTGGTGGAGATGCGTCTCCTTCAACTAGGATGTTATCTGAAGTTTCTCGGAGTCTAAAGATTACAATTATTGGTGGCTCTATACCTGAACGCACCGGTGATAAATTATATAACACTTGTTGTGTCTTTGGCACAGACGGAAAGCTTATGGCCAAGCATAGGAAG ATACATCTCTTTGACATTGACATTCCAGGAAAGATGACTTTCAAAGAATCAAAGACTCTTACAGCTGGAGTCAGACCTACTATTGTAGACACAG AGGTTGGTCGTATTGGTATTGGTATATGCTACGACATTCGCTTCCAAGAACTGGCAGCTATCTATGCTGCAAGAG GTGCTCATCTGCTCTGTTATCCTGGCGCTTTTAACACGACCACTGGTCCACTGCATTGGGAGTTGTTGCAACGGGCAAG GGCTGCGGATTGCCAG TTGTATGTAGCAACTTGTTCACCTGCCAGAGACAGTGGTTCTAGTTATGTAGCTTGGGGACACTCCACTCTTGTTGGACCG TTTGGAGAAGTGCTTGTGACAACAGAACACGAGGAGACTACACTAATAGCAGAGATTGATTATTCAGTAATCGAGCAGAGAAG AACATACCTTCCATTTCAAAAACAAAGGCGAGGGGATTTGTATCAATTAGTTGATGTTGACAGATTGAACTCCACAGGGGCCAATTGA
- the LOC107799733 gene encoding omega-amidase, chloroplastic isoform X1 — MKATGISTCYRNVLPFTNSSLSFKFRSDSAFSLIHHSNFVNKRNFSKFSRSIVSATMEASFKAEEARVPAALPLPTPPVTKFKIALCQLSVTTDKERNIAHAKQAIEDAAGKGAQLILLPEIWNSPYSNDSFPVYAEDIDAGGDASPSTRMLSEVSRSLKITIIGGSIPERTGDKLYNTCCVFGTDGKLMAKHRKIHLFDIDIPGKMTFKESKTLTAGVRPTIVDTEVGRIGIGICYDIRFQELAAIYAARGAHLLCYPGAFNTTTGPLHWELLQRARAADCQVWSYFFCTYLNQLYVATCSPARDSGSSYVAWGHSTLVGPFGEVLVTTEHEETTLIAEIDYSVIEQRRTYLPFQKQRRGDLYQLVDVDRLNSTGAN; from the exons ATGAAAGCCACTGGAATCTCGACTTGCTACCGTAACGTTCTTCCATTTACCAATTCCTCTCTATCTTTCAAATTTCGCTCAGATTCTGCATTTTCGTTAATTCATCACAGCAATTTCGTCAATAAGAGAAACTTCTCGAAGTTTTCGCGTTCCATTGTTTCAGCAACAATGGAAGCTTCGTTCAAGGCTGAGGAAGCTAGGGTTCCTGCAGCACTTCCCTTGCCTACTCCTCCTGTCACCAAG TTCAAGATTGCTCTTTGCCAATTATCTGTAACTACCGACAAGGAGAGAAACATTGCTCATGCTAAGCAGGCAATAGAAGATGCTGCAGGCAAGGGTGCTCAGCTTATTCTTCTCCCT GAAATATGGAATAGTCCATATTCCAATGACAGTTTTCCAGTATATGCGGAGGACATTGATGCTGGTGGAGATGCGTCTCCTTCAACTAGGATGTTATCTGAAGTTTCTCGGAGTCTAAAGATTACAATTATTGGTGGCTCTATACCTGAACGCACCGGTGATAAATTATATAACACTTGTTGTGTCTTTGGCACAGACGGAAAGCTTATGGCCAAGCATAGGAAG ATACATCTCTTTGACATTGACATTCCAGGAAAGATGACTTTCAAAGAATCAAAGACTCTTACAGCTGGAGTCAGACCTACTATTGTAGACACAG AGGTTGGTCGTATTGGTATTGGTATATGCTACGACATTCGCTTCCAAGAACTGGCAGCTATCTATGCTGCAAGAG GTGCTCATCTGCTCTGTTATCCTGGCGCTTTTAACACGACCACTGGTCCACTGCATTGGGAGTTGTTGCAACGGGCAAG GGCTGCGGATTGCCAG GTCTGGTCTTATTTCTTCTGCACGTATTTAAATCAGTTGTATGTAGCAACTTGTTCACCTGCCAGAGACAGTGGTTCTAGTTATGTAGCTTGGGGACACTCCACTCTTGTTGGACCG TTTGGAGAAGTGCTTGTGACAACAGAACACGAGGAGACTACACTAATAGCAGAGATTGATTATTCAGTAATCGAGCAGAGAAG AACATACCTTCCATTTCAAAAACAAAGGCGAGGGGATTTGTATCAATTAGTTGATGTTGACAGATTGAACTCCACAGGGGCCAATTGA